Proteins from a single region of Psilocybe cubensis strain MGC-MH-2018 chromosome 3, whole genome shotgun sequence:
- a CDS encoding Terpene cyclase aneC has product MHISGSFIFSKILEDLVAPEDAEFVSPIHYIYDYMSGCPDLSPTQTSDIMGGLETDSGKKQRPVPRLLVDDKPVIQQNSVALYPAPAGIPWHTTIPLLRHNKHWASAVSMARKLLTLFSEDDTANTTLRRGSKSYADIAKIELNALDRNWCLFLFYLWPAADERRLELITAAIVFVFIFDDVWEMKNEETIRIIQKEFVACLKLPDPGDVLAQDGENVTPLQEMISTIIRGFEEEDSECGNGGKDVIKWLIEFINHPPPTKEFETLREFLDYRIDDAAAQFVFACVKFSLRSSVQMDSPRIEKFMKIASDHVCYANDLGSHDKEKKAYIRGDVLYFINAVDMVKKVFHLPDDDAAKSATLVLQMQTEIELGRELERLRASSDVTVEELEYVESVVYALTGNIFCSVVMSRYGGEDTKLEI; this is encoded by the exons TTGTCTCTCCAATACACTATATATACGATTACATGTCCGGGTGTCCAGACTTATCGCCAACGCAGACGTCTGATATAATGGGTGGTCTTGAAACAGACTCTGGTAAAAAGCAACGACCAGTCCCTCGTTTATTGGTCGACGACAAACCAGTCATTCAACAAAACAGCGTCGCGCTATATCCTGCACCTGCCGGTATTCCTTGGCACACTACTATTCCCCTGCTCAGACACAACAAGCATTGGGCATCTGCAGTGTCCATGGCCCGAAAGCTTCTCACCTTGTTTTCGGAGGACGATACTGCAAATACGACATTACGCAGAGGATCGAAGTCGTATGCGGATATCGCAAAAATCGAATTAAACGCTCTGGATCGTAACTGGtgtttgtttcttttctattTGTGGCCCGCCGCTGATGAGAGGAGGCTGGAGTTGATTACGGCCGCAATCGTctttgtgtttatttttgACG ATGTTTGGGAGatgaagaatgaagaaacA ATTCGAATCATTCAGAAGGAGTTCGTCGCTTGTCTGAAATTACCTGACCCAGGGGACGTACTAGCGCAAGATGGAGAGAACGTCACTCCATTACAAGAAATGATATCCACGATCATACGAggatttgaagaagaagattccGAATGCGGGAATGGCGGGAAGGATGTCATCAAGTGGCTTATCGAGTTTATCAATCATCCACCCCCAACCAAAGAATTCGAGACACTCAGAGAGTTTCTAGACTATCGAATAGACGATGCTGCCGCCCA GTTTGTCTTTGCGTGCGTCAAATTCTCGTTGCGCTCCAGTGTGCAGATGGACAGTCCAAGGATAGAGAAATTCATGAAAATCGCGTCGGACCACGTATGCTACGCAAATGACCTCGGATCGCACGATAAGGAGAAAAAGGCCTATATTCGCGGGGATGTACTGTACTTCATCAACGCAGTCGATATGGTGAAAAAGGTGTTCCATCTTCCTGATGACGACGCTGCAAAGTCGGCCACGCTTGTTCTTCAGATGCAGACCGAGATTGAGCTGGGAAGGGAACTAGAGCGTTTGCGCGCATCGAGTGACGTTACGGTTGAGGAGCTTGAATACGTGGAGTCTGTGGTGTACGCATTGACGGGGAACATCTTTTGTTCAGTGGTCATGTCCCGCTATGGAGGGGAGGACACTAAACTTGAAATTTAA